In a single window of the Ruminococcus albus 7 = DSM 20455 genome:
- the yidD gene encoding membrane protein insertion efficiency factor YidD has translation MSPFAWLARLPIKVYKRFISPMLPAQCKYYPSCSSYALKAYEKHGFLKGTVLTVWRLLRCNPWSLGGIDEVPDRIRIDYFRIKGKDR, from the coding sequence ATGTCGCCCTTTGCATGGCTGGCAAGACTGCCGATAAAAGTATACAAAAGATTCATAAGTCCGATGCTGCCTGCGCAGTGCAAGTATTATCCAAGCTGCTCGAGCTATGCGCTGAAGGCTTATGAAAAGCATGGTTTCCTGAAGGGGACGGTGCTGACGGTATGGAGGCTGCTGAGGTGCAATCCGTGGTCACTGGGAGGGATAGATGAAGTCCCTGACAGGATCAGGATAGATTATTTCAGGATAAAGGGCAAGGACAGATAG
- the cls gene encoding cardiolipin synthase, translated as MKTRYVSEDGFAINSKKPRSKYSKRRKKPKKLINIIFSQKTTIILMLLLQFVQIFVMFTILNENYNYLSILFSTLGIGVAIYIVNTDRNPAYKLAWIVPLLIFPVFTSILYLILANQPYKRKVSNAYVKKNLDTRCYLPEDTELTEKIKTQDPELYRLVRYLDDSAGFPAYGCEDVTYFPLGEDKFASMVTEMRKAEKFIFMEYFIVDDGEMWGEILDILVEKASAGVEVRLIVDGMGSQFTMPAKDKKAIEKAGGRVIIFNKFRPMISTIQNNRDHRKILVIDGNVGFTGGVNIADEYINRLIRFGHWKDTAIMIRGQAVWNLTMMVLQMWEVITHESTDYEKYRPSLSYENTSSQGIIVPYSDTPLDSEKIGRMVYMSMINTSKKYLYISTPYFIPDNEILTSLELAAKSGVDVRIITPHIPDKWYIQCITRSYYIELLNMGVKVYEYVPGFIHAKNCLSDDKRAVVGTINFDYRSLYLHFEDAAFMQDTACIPDIKEDFDDLFENKCHRITYDDVRRLSFASRFMSVILRIFAPLL; from the coding sequence ATGAAGACCCGCTATGTTTCTGAGGACGGATTTGCTATCAATTCAAAAAAGCCGCGTTCCAAATACTCTAAGCGCCGCAAAAAACCTAAAAAGCTTATAAATATTATTTTTTCTCAGAAGACCACAATAATACTGATGCTGCTTCTGCAGTTTGTTCAGATATTTGTGATGTTCACTATATTAAATGAGAACTACAACTATCTCTCAATACTTTTCTCCACTCTCGGTATAGGTGTTGCTATATATATAGTTAATACAGACCGTAATCCTGCATATAAACTCGCATGGATCGTACCACTGCTCATATTTCCCGTATTTACATCTATATTATATCTTATACTTGCAAACCAGCCTTACAAACGCAAGGTATCAAATGCCTATGTGAAAAAAAATCTTGATACGCGCTGCTATCTCCCCGAAGACACTGAGCTTACCGAAAAGATAAAAACGCAAGATCCCGAACTTTACCGTCTTGTACGTTATCTTGATGACAGTGCCGGATTCCCTGCTTACGGCTGTGAGGATGTTACCTATTTTCCACTTGGTGAAGATAAATTTGCTTCCATGGTAACAGAGATGCGCAAGGCTGAAAAGTTCATTTTTATGGAATACTTCATAGTTGATGACGGTGAGATGTGGGGAGAGATACTTGATATCCTTGTTGAAAAAGCTTCAGCAGGTGTTGAAGTCCGTCTGATTGTAGATGGCATGGGTTCTCAGTTCACAATGCCTGCAAAGGATAAAAAAGCTATCGAAAAAGCCGGCGGACGTGTGATAATTTTCAACAAGTTCCGTCCCATGATCTCTACTATTCAGAATAACCGAGACCACCGCAAGATACTTGTCATCGACGGAAATGTTGGATTTACTGGCGGTGTCAATATAGCAGATGAATATATAAACCGCCTTATCCGTTTCGGCCACTGGAAGGATACCGCAATAATGATCCGCGGTCAGGCTGTGTGGAATCTTACAATGATGGTACTTCAGATGTGGGAGGTAATTACTCACGAGTCCACCGATTACGAAAAATACCGCCCTTCCCTGTCCTATGAAAACACCTCATCACAGGGCATCATCGTTCCTTACAGCGATACTCCCCTTGATTCTGAAAAGATCGGCAGAATGGTCTATATGTCTATGATCAATACTTCAAAAAAGTATCTATATATATCTACACCATATTTCATACCCGATAACGAGATACTGACTTCCCTTGAACTTGCTGCAAAATCCGGTGTCGATGTCCGCATCATCACACCCCACATTCCCGATAAATGGTATATCCAGTGTATCACACGTTCTTATTATATAGAACTTCTGAATATGGGTGTCAAGGTCTATGAGTACGTACCGGGCTTCATCCATGCTAAAAACTGTCTTTCGGATGACAAGCGTGCAGTTGTTGGAACTATCAATTTTGATTACCGTTCACTTTATCTGCATTTTGAGGATGCCGCCTTTATGCAGGATACTGCCTGCATCCCCGATATAAAAGAAGATTTTGATGACCTTTTCGAAAACAAATGCCACCGCATCACTTATGATGATGTTCGCAGACTCAGCTTCGCAAGCCGCTTTATGTCCGTAATACTTCGTATTTTCGCACCCTTGCTTTGA
- a CDS encoding YidC/Oxa1 family membrane protein insertase, which translates to MFDLIAIPLGWIMKGCYYVFKNYGIALLVFTLITKLIVFPLSVKQEKSMASIAMLKPKLDELEKKYGKNKQKLQEEQMALYSETGVNPMASCLPILVMMLILFAMIPVIYGPLTYVSSLDKDEVKASNQMIKQLHIVSAEVKAHDTTLAELIEGYEADGKDPYEELEGLFKDEDEYPKSAKSFKKENGVDNVIDAIKLHNDIDTFILDEKYFSQNLIEGRPELMTFVFAQDKSSEYSDVLSIASNDVEKFSEDFNYEFMGIYLGTTPSWKDNKLSCLVPILSFLLNLLTTIISQYYTKKNNPSAAKMTGSNNAVMYIMPLFSLWITFKYPIGLGIYWCFSSLFSIIQMIILKKIYTPEHVAELVEKDMAKKKTSGRQNLMQKMAEAQLVAAGKDPAEIRKQVGGSEYEEPKKKSKNEIKQEQRKKINEARQKAAEEMDEEEKELTDEQREKLRKAREKMARKYGN; encoded by the coding sequence TTGTTCGACCTTATTGCTATCCCTCTGGGATGGATAATGAAGGGCTGTTACTATGTATTCAAGAATTATGGTATAGCCCTGCTGGTATTCACGCTGATAACCAAGTTGATCGTATTCCCGCTGAGTGTAAAGCAGGAAAAGAGCATGGCAAGTATAGCTATGCTGAAGCCTAAGCTGGATGAGCTGGAAAAGAAGTACGGTAAAAACAAGCAGAAGCTCCAGGAGGAGCAGATGGCGCTTTATTCCGAGACGGGCGTTAACCCGATGGCGAGCTGTCTGCCTATACTGGTAATGATGCTGATACTGTTTGCGATGATACCTGTTATCTACGGTCCGCTGACGTATGTATCAAGTCTGGATAAGGACGAAGTAAAGGCATCCAACCAGATGATAAAGCAGCTGCACATAGTAAGTGCTGAGGTCAAGGCACATGACACTACGCTTGCGGAACTGATCGAAGGCTATGAGGCTGACGGCAAGGATCCTTATGAGGAGCTGGAAGGTCTTTTCAAGGATGAAGATGAGTATCCAAAGTCAGCAAAGAGCTTCAAGAAGGAGAACGGCGTCGATAATGTAATAGACGCTATAAAGCTCCACAATGATATCGATACTTTCATACTGGATGAAAAATATTTTTCACAGAACCTTATCGAGGGCAGACCCGAGCTTATGACATTCGTGTTCGCACAGGACAAGAGCAGCGAATATTCGGATGTACTGAGTATTGCATCAAATGATGTTGAAAAATTCTCAGAAGATTTCAACTATGAATTCATGGGCATATATCTGGGTACCACACCCAGCTGGAAGGACAACAAGTTAAGCTGTCTTGTGCCTATACTCAGCTTTTTGCTGAACCTGCTGACTACTATCATAAGTCAGTACTATACCAAGAAGAACAATCCTTCGGCTGCAAAGATGACAGGTTCAAACAATGCGGTCATGTATATAATGCCCCTGTTCTCACTGTGGATCACATTCAAGTATCCTATCGGACTCGGTATATACTGGTGTTTCTCGTCACTGTTCAGTATAATCCAGATGATCATACTCAAAAAGATATATACTCCCGAACATGTTGCAGAGCTTGTTGAAAAGGATATGGCAAAGAAGAAAACAAGCGGCAGACAGAATCTGATGCAGAAGATGGCTGAGGCTCAGCTGGTGGCTGCGGGCAAGGATCCTGCGGAGATAAGGAAGCAGGTCGGCGGCAGCGAATATGAGGAGCCCAAGAAGAAGAGTAAAAACGAGATAAAGCAGGAACAGCGCAAAAAGATCAACGAGGCAAGACAGAAGGCTGCCGAGGAGATGGATGAGGAAGAAAAGGAACTCACCGACGAGCAGAGAGAGAAACTCCGCAAGGCACGCGAGAAGATGGCAAGAAAGTACGGAAACTGA
- a CDS encoding tyrosine-type recombinase/integrase → MLFEKQSNNTVEEYMTKWLINTKRPSLKRSSYDRVEQSLNYQIFPAIGKIKLKKLTADDIQMMLNNLSERSSYSTTKKAYVNLKSCLDLAVLKGDIKKNPILSVVLPKNNKSDETVVYYSPEQARAIAAEAISTYNNGSFKYRYGYFIVFMLNTGLRVGEALALSWSDVDFTNKIVYVHNSVSSVKTRGDSSMKYEKIVNSPKSRNSVRYVPLNKTALDALVKIHAIMGDNDRIVTTENGLLVDPSAIHRTMSRILKNCGINGKKDIVHALRHTFATLLLRQGTDIKVVSEILGHSDISITMKFYYHVIEEQKKTAMTKLDEIY, encoded by the coding sequence ATGTTATTCGAGAAACAGAGCAACAACACAGTCGAGGAGTACATGACAAAATGGCTTATTAATACTAAACGCCCATCATTAAAGCGTTCTTCGTATGATAGGGTAGAACAGAGCCTAAATTATCAGATCTTCCCGGCTATAGGCAAAATAAAGTTAAAGAAACTGACTGCTGATGATATTCAAATGATGTTGAATAATCTTTCAGAACGTTCTTCTTATAGTACTACCAAAAAAGCATACGTTAATCTGAAGAGTTGTCTTGACCTTGCGGTTTTAAAAGGGGATATAAAGAAGAATCCTATACTATCGGTTGTTCTTCCCAAAAATAATAAATCTGATGAAACGGTAGTATATTACTCTCCCGAACAGGCGAGGGCGATTGCTGCCGAAGCTATTTCAACTTATAATAATGGCAGTTTTAAGTATAGGTACGGTTATTTCATCGTGTTTATGCTAAATACCGGTCTGCGTGTTGGGGAGGCTCTTGCACTTAGTTGGTCTGATGTAGATTTTACAAATAAAATAGTTTACGTACATAACAGCGTTTCGTCGGTAAAAACAAGAGGGGACAGCAGCATGAAGTATGAAAAGATAGTAAATTCTCCCAAATCACGAAATTCTGTTCGTTATGTTCCACTCAATAAAACAGCACTTGATGCTTTAGTAAAGATACACGCTATAATGGGAGATAATGATAGGATAGTCACCACGGAGAATGGTCTGTTAGTTGATCCAAGTGCTATTCATCGCACTATGTCGCGTATACTTAAAAACTGCGGAATTAACGGGAAGAAAGACATTGTTCACGCGCTGCGTCATACATTTGCAACGCTGCTGCTCAGACAAGGAACTGATATTAAGGTCGTTTCCGAGATCCTAGGTCATTCTGATATTTCGATAACGATGAAGTTCTATTATCATGTCATAGAGGAGCAAAAAAAGACTGCGATGACAAAGCTTGATGAGATTTACTAA
- the jag gene encoding RNA-binding cell elongation regulator Jag/EloR → MKQEFSAPTVEEAKALAAQEFGVSEDKINFTVIEEPKKSLFGKVKGDARVEAEYTETKTDITVKYIERVLTGMGVGNITIEVTEIENGISLEINGDGFEEMIGAKGELLDSLQYLSSLVCNKVDREYFRITTDSNGFRERRKKQLEELAAKIANNVKKSGRSSALEPMNPYERRIIHAAVSEIEGVTSQSKGEEPYRKVIISSTNPRRGGGRDFKRGGKGGNRRNGNGGRKGGRRPQSTGFDFTTSFEKEYKKPKPEDSMLGSGLYSKIDI, encoded by the coding sequence ATGAAGCAGGAATTTTCTGCCCCCACGGTTGAGGAGGCAAAGGCTCTGGCTGCACAGGAATTCGGTGTGAGCGAGGATAAGATCAACTTTACTGTTATTGAAGAGCCTAAGAAGTCCCTTTTTGGTAAAGTAAAGGGCGATGCGAGAGTTGAAGCGGAGTATACCGAAACAAAGACTGACATCACTGTAAAGTACATCGAAAGAGTACTTACCGGTATGGGCGTTGGCAATATCACCATTGAGGTAACTGAGATCGAAAACGGCATATCGCTGGAGATAAACGGCGACGGTTTTGAGGAGATGATAGGTGCCAAGGGCGAGCTGCTGGATTCACTGCAGTATCTGTCATCACTGGTATGCAACAAAGTTGACAGAGAATATTTCAGGATCACTACTGACTCAAACGGTTTCCGTGAGAGAAGAAAGAAGCAGCTTGAAGAACTGGCTGCAAAGATCGCTAACAATGTTAAGAAGAGCGGAAGATCTTCAGCGCTGGAGCCTATGAATCCTTATGAGAGACGCATCATCCATGCGGCTGTATCCGAGATAGAGGGTGTTACCTCTCAGTCTAAGGGCGAAGAGCCTTACAGAAAGGTAATAATCAGCTCCACCAACCCAAGACGCGGCGGCGGAAGAGATTTCAAGCGCGGCGGCAAGGGCGGCAACAGAAGAAACGGTAACGGCGGAAGAAAGGGCGGCAGACGTCCTCAGAGCACTGGCTTTGATTTCACCACAAGTTTCGAGAAGGAATACAAGAAGCCTAAGCCAGAAGATTCAATGTTGGGTTCGGGACTTTATTCAAAGATAGATATCTGA
- a CDS encoding metallophosphoesterase, translating to MQLFRKPKLTKKKIIILTVVIIFLTVFCIFQNKYLTVSEYTFTSPKVPASADGFRIVQVSDLHNAKFGRNNSRLIIKIKDQSPDIIVITGDIADSNHTNIDTAVSFCEEAAKIAPCYYITGNHEMWLDADEQKKLFSGITDAGVTFLKDETVTLDNGISLTGLDDESLYNGTLAKLSADIDHDALHIVLAHEPQYLEEEYTLSSPDLIITGHAHGGQFRLPFIGGIIAPDQGFFPKYTSGEYKSGDTTMYVSRGLGNSVIPLRIFNTPEINLLIIKAKK from the coding sequence ATGCAGTTATTCAGAAAACCTAAACTCACAAAAAAGAAGATCATTATTCTCACAGTAGTTATCATCTTTCTGACTGTCTTCTGTATTTTTCAGAATAAATATCTTACAGTTTCCGAATACACATTCACATCACCGAAAGTACCTGCATCGGCAGACGGTTTCCGTATCGTACAGGTGTCCGATCTTCATAATGCTAAATTCGGCAGAAATAACTCCCGGCTTATAATCAAGATTAAGGATCAATCTCCCGATATAATAGTTATAACAGGCGATATTGCTGACAGCAACCACACCAATATTGATACTGCTGTCAGTTTCTGCGAAGAAGCCGCAAAGATCGCACCATGCTACTATATAACAGGCAACCACGAAATGTGGCTTGATGCCGACGAACAGAAAAAACTGTTCAGCGGCATAACCGATGCCGGTGTTACTTTCCTCAAAGATGAAACTGTCACCCTTGATAACGGCATATCCCTGACAGGTCTTGACGATGAAAGTCTTTATAACGGCACTCTCGCCAAATTGTCTGCCGATATCGACCACGATGCCCTGCACATAGTCCTTGCACATGAACCTCAGTACTTAGAGGAAGAATACACCCTCTCCTCTCCCGACCTGATAATAACAGGTCATGCCCACGGCGGACAATTCAGACTTCCGTTTATCGGCGGCATAATCGCCCCTGACCAGGGATTTTTCCCAAAGTATACCTCAGGCGAATATAAAAGCGGCGATACAACCATGTACGTCAGCCGAGGACTAGGCAACAGCGTTATACCCCTACGAATTTTCAACACTCCAGAGATCAATTTGTTGATAATTAAGGCAAAAAAATGA
- a CDS encoding Type 1 glutamine amidotransferase-like domain-containing protein, with protein MICFLTSAPLIDTETFRFKDVNDFIKEIKKSVKDNCSALFICSDPDSHEKTEKFSTEIRESFEKSGISFSQMKILDGRNKQFAGKLVENSDFIILAGGHVPTQNKFFEDIGLKCLLKNYSGVIMGISAGTMNSAEVVYAHPELDGEATDPEYRKFLKGLGLINAMILPHYQDIKDDVLDGLRVFEDIAYPDSVGRKFYAIPDGSYILIKNSRQELRGEAWLIKDGVCEKISDVGDRIII; from the coding sequence ATGATATGCTTTTTGACTAGTGCGCCGTTGATAGATACAGAGACTTTTAGATTTAAAGATGTAAATGATTTTATTAAAGAGATCAAAAAATCAGTAAAAGATAATTGTTCAGCACTGTTTATATGTTCAGACCCTGATAGCCATGAAAAAACGGAAAAGTTTTCAACAGAAATAAGGGAGAGTTTTGAAAAATCGGGGATAAGTTTTTCTCAGATGAAAATACTGGACGGCAGAAATAAACAATTTGCAGGAAAACTTGTTGAAAATTCGGACTTTATTATACTGGCGGGCGGTCATGTGCCGACACAGAACAAATTCTTTGAAGATATAGGACTGAAATGTCTGCTGAAAAATTACAGCGGAGTTATCATGGGCATAAGTGCAGGAACGATGAACAGTGCAGAAGTAGTATATGCGCATCCTGAGCTTGACGGTGAAGCTACAGACCCTGAGTACAGAAAGTTTCTTAAAGGTCTGGGGCTTATAAATGCGATGATACTTCCGCATTATCAGGACATAAAGGACGATGTGCTGGACGGGTTGAGGGTATTTGAAGATATTGCGTATCCTGACAGTGTGGGCAGGAAGTTTTATGCGATCCCTGACGGAAGCTACATTTTGATAAAGAACAGCAGGCAGGAGCTGAGAGGCGAAGCATGGCTGATAAAAGACGGAGTATGCGAGAAGATCAGCGATGTTGGAGATAGGATAATTATATAA